GAAATATGAACACCCTTTGACTGGCAAAGTGCACGGAGTTTTGTTTGCTGCCAACCTGGATGGGACTCAACCTGGTTGACTGCTGGAGTTACCCTAGCAATGGCAAGCAAATCCTCCATCCTCTTACAAGAGAAGTTACTCACACCGATTGCACGAGCCTTGCCAGAGTCATATAACTTCTCCATTGCTCCCCACGTAGCAGGAACATCAAGAGGAATATAGTTTTCAGCAGTTCGGACAGCGCCTTTCTCAGTACGAACTGGAGCATGGATCTGCAAAGTATAGGACATCATCAACAAACAAACTAAGGTACGTGCATAAAGTTATACCATTTCTATCTCACAATGATCTTGAGAATGCACTGCACAGTTCCTAAAGTCATGTTATCAGGTTTATTTTGATTGAGCGTTCATGCGATTTTAGGCCGAAAACATTAAGCATAACTCATGTATCTACATTAGTATTCAGTGAACCACGGGCAATGTCACAGTACAAACACTATTAAATGGAGTCAGGTTTAGAAATTTACAAGGAACAGGTCTAAGTAGTCCAGTTGCAAATCTTCAAGAGTAGTGTCGATGCCCTCTGGTACATCTTCTGGGGCGTGATTTCCAGACCTGCAAAATTCAAAGTATCTTTTGATAACACAGCACTGCAAATTACATAAGTTATTCCTCTACACATGGTGCAAGTTTAAAAAAATGAAGCCTAACCACAACTTAGAAGAGATAAATAGGTCTTCCCGCTTAACCACAGACTCCTCAAATAGTTTCTTCAGAGCCAGACCAATCTATAAAAGGTTGTAAAGTAAGCACTTAGTTACATAAAACAAAGTCAAATAGAAACTAAATATTAGAGGTTTACAGTTTCTGTGTAGTACAATATGACTCCAAACAACATATACGGGTCATATCTTGAGTTGTCATATATACCCTCATAACCCCCTTTTAGAAAATCGAAGCTTCCAGTAGCCCCCGCCTCTGCATCAACGAGTACATATAGCTTAACTATAGTCTCACAACTTTACCGCCAAAAGTTGAATGGGCCTCTCATTTAAGTGTCTGCCTGCAATCTTTTAGATCACGACTAAGGATGTCTATAGGTATCCGATGTACTTTCTTCTGCCTGCAATCTTTTAGATCACGACTAAGTAGCTCCCTTTGTCTTATCACTTAACCGAATTGAAACTAACCACCATTCCCACCAACTTTAGTTAATTTTAATTGCCTGACAAGGACAATGACCATGTATCCTTGTAATAGAAACAAAAGCATATGGTAGCATCTATATACTCCACTAAATTAAGAACAGACTGAGCCAAGACATATAGATATTTGTATGTGAGCAAACAATTAGTGATAATTAATCTGACACCACTTGCTCGTTTCAATAATGTGACACCAGCacttagatttttttttttgcaagtaCAGCTACCAGTCAATCTAAACATTTTAGTAGTTCTGTTGAACAGCAGGCACATTAAAGGGGCATCCTCTGATGTGATTGAAAGCTACGGGTCAAATATTTACCTCCTTCTCATTGCGGTATGCCGGAGCACAATCAATCTGCCGGTATCCAGCCTGTATTGTAATTGTAATGGCATAAAATTCTTAGATTTGA
This Lolium perenne isolate Kyuss_39 chromosome 1, Kyuss_2.0, whole genome shotgun sequence DNA region includes the following protein-coding sequences:
- the LOC127322117 gene encoding NADPH-dependent aldo-keto reductase, chloroplastic isoform X1, with the translated sequence MADSFVLNTGARIPSLGLGTAKTEPGTVGEAVYTAVKAGYRQIDCAPAYRNEKEIGLALKKLFEESVVKREDLFISSKLWSGNHAPEDVPEGIDTTLEDLQLDYLDLFLIHAPVRTEKGAVRTAENYIPLDVPATWGAMEKLYDSGKARAIGVSNFSCKRMEDLLAIARVTPAVNQVESHPGWQQTKLRALCQSKGVHISAYSPLGRPGSPAFKGPSFLSNPIVISVAEKLQKTPAQVALRWGLQMGQSVVPKSTNETRIKENFDIFDWSIPDDLMSKFSEIPQIKTLRAEFVVHPQGLYKTVEDFWDGEI